One window of the Salvia splendens isolate huo1 chromosome 1, SspV2, whole genome shotgun sequence genome contains the following:
- the LOC121804358 gene encoding cyclin-dependent kinase inhibitor 7-like isoform X2, translated as MQNCHRLQIWRLGGPEGRFPPALILVVVKEKLKSVAKTPSAAELDDFFTEAEEYVQKRFAQKYNYDIVKDAPIQGGRYQWVPNPT; from the exons ATGCAGAATTGCCATCGTCTCCAGATCTGGAG GCTGGGCGGTCCAGAAGGGAGATTCCCGCCTGCGTTAATTTTAG TTGTGGTGAAAGAGAAGCTAAAATCAGTGGCAAAAACGCCATCGGCGGCTGAGCTGGATGACTTCTTTACGGAGGCAGAAGAGTACGTCCAGAAGCGATTTGCTCAAAA GTACAACTATGACATAGTGAAGGATGCTCCAATACAGGGAGGGAGGTACCAGTGGGTTCCTAATCCtacttga
- the LOC121804358 gene encoding cyclin-dependent kinase inhibitor 7-like isoform X1 codes for MVGIVHNIHIVKTNKAVSEYRYTYTYVCVGGVEMQKRIPREETQISLYCVFGNAELPSSPDLEAGRSRREIPACVNFSEVVVKEKLKSVAKTPSAAELDDFFTEAEEYVQKRFAQKYNYDIVKDAPIQGGRYQWVPNPT; via the exons ATGGTTGGCATAGTACATAATATTCACATAGTAAAAACGAATAAGGCTGTGTCAGAATACAGATACACATACACGTATGTTTGTGTAGGTGGAGTTGAAATGCAGAAGAGAATACCTAGGGAAGAAACGCAAATAAGCTTGTACTGTGTGTTCGGAAATGCAGAATTGCCATCGTCTCCAGATCTGGAG GCTGGGCGGTCCAGAAGGGAGATTCCCGCCTGCGTTAATTTTAG TGAAGTTGTGGTGAAAGAGAAGCTAAAATCAGTGGCAAAAACGCCATCGGCGGCTGAGCTGGATGACTTCTTTACGGAGGCAGAAGAGTACGTCCAGAAGCGATTTGCTCAAAA GTACAACTATGACATAGTGAAGGATGCTCCAATACAGGGAGGGAGGTACCAGTGGGTTCCTAATCCtacttga